The following proteins come from a genomic window of Rissa tridactyla isolate bRisTri1 chromosome 13, bRisTri1.patW.cur.20221130, whole genome shotgun sequence:
- the MLEC gene encoding malectin, which translates to MVGAGARGAPLLPPLLLLVLPPLLRGAAGGLADSVVWAVNAGGDAHVDVNGIHFRKDPLEGRVGRASDYGMKLPILRSNAEDQILYQTERYNEETFGYEVPIKEEGDYVLVLKFAEVYFAQSQQKVFDVRLNGHVVVKDLDIFDRVGHSTAHDEIIPMSIKKGKLSVQGEVSTFTGKLHIEFVKGYYDNPKICALYILQGTVEDVPKLQPHPGLEKKEEDDDEDEYDDGSSVKKQANKNRVQSGPRTPNPYASDNSSLMFPILVAFGVFIPTLFCLCRL; encoded by the exons ATGGTGGGCGCCGGGGCGCGCggggcgccgctgctgccgccctTGCTACTGCTggtgctgccgccgctgctgcggGGCGCGGCGGGTGGCCTGGCCGATAGCGTCGTCTGGGCCGTCAACGCGGGCGGCGATGCCCATGTGGACGTGAACGGCATCCACTTCCGCAAGGACCCGCTCGAGGGCCGCGTGGGCCGAG CTTCTGACTATGGTATGAAGCTGCCAATCTTGCGGTCAAATGCGGAAGATCAGATTCTGTACCAGACTGAGCGTTACAACGAGGAAACATTTGGCTATGAAGTTCCCATCAAAGAGGAGGGTGACTACGTGCTGGTGTTGAAGTTTGCAGAGGTCTATTTTGCACAGTCTCAACAGAAG GTATTTGATGTTCGCTTGAATGGCCACGTGGTAGTGAAGGACTTGGACATTTTTGACAGAGTTGGACACAGCACAGCTCATGATGAGATCATTCCCATGAGTATCAAAAAGGGGAAACTGAGTGTCCAGGGTGAGGTTTCCACGTTCACGGGGAAGCTCCACATTGAGTTTGTAAAG GGCTACTATGACAATCCAAAAATCTGTGCCCTATACATACTGCAAGGAACAGTGGAAG ATGTTCCAAAGCTGCAGCCGCACCCGGgtctggagaagaaagaggaagatgatgatgaagatgaaTATGATGATGGCTCCAGtgttaaaaagcaagcaaataagaACCGGGTTCAGTCAGGCCCACGCACACCAAACCCGTATGCCTCGGACAACAGCAGCCTCATGTTTCCTATATTGGTGGCCTTCGGTGTCTTCATTCCTACCCTCTTCTGCCTCTGCCGATTGTGA
- the CABP1 gene encoding calcium-binding protein 1 isoform X3, producing MGNCVKSPLRNLSKKDRELRPEEIEELREAFKEFDKDKDGFINCRDLGNCMRTMGYMPTEMELIELSQQINMNLGGHVDFEDFVELMGPKLLAETADMIGVKELRDAFREFDTNGDGEISTSELREAMKKLLGQQVGHRDIEEIIRDVDLNGDGRVDFEEFVRMMSR from the exons ATGGGCAACTGTGTGAAGTCTCCACTGAGAAACCTCTCAAAAAAG GATAGAGAACTGCGTCCGGAAGAAATTGAAG AATTAAGAGAAGCCTTTAAGGAGTTTGATAAAGACAAGGATGGGTTTATTAACTGCAGGGACCTGGGGAACTGCATGAGAACCATGGGCTACATGCCTACTGAGATGGAGCTAATAGAGCTCTCCCAGCAGATCAACATGAACC TGGGTGGCCATGTGGATTTTGAAGACTTTGTTGAGCTGATGGGACCAAAGCTGCTAGCAGAAACTGCAGACATGATTGGTGTTAAAGAGCTCCGCGATGCCTTCAGAGAG TTTGACACCAATGGTGATGGGGAGATCAGCACCAGTGAGCTGCGAGAAGCCATGAAGAAGCTTCTAGGGCAGCAGGTGGGCCATCGGGATATTGAAGAGATCATCCGGGATGTGGATCTGAATGGAGATGGGCGTGTTGATTTTGAAG AGTTTGTTCGCATGATGTCCCGCTGA
- the CABP1 gene encoding calcium-binding protein 1 isoform X2, with protein MGNCVKSPLRNLSKKIRHEEKTCYKAVQTSEEGPSSCEYQGPLMVLAQNCAVMHNLLGPACIFLRKGFAENRQPDRELRPEEIEELREAFKEFDKDKDGFINCRDLGNCMRTMGYMPTEMELIELSQQINMNLGGHVDFEDFVELMGPKLLAETADMIGVKELRDAFREFDTNGDGEISTSELREAMKKLLGQQVGHRDIEEIIRDVDLNGDGRVDFEEFVRMMSR; from the exons ATGGGCAACTGTGTGAAGTCTCCACTGAGAAACCTCTCAAAAAAG ATCCGCCATGAGGAGAAGACGTGCTATAAGGCTGTCCAGACGAGCGAAGAGGGGCCGTCGTCTTGCGAGTACCAGGGTCCGCTCATGGTGCTGGCCCAGAACTGCGCCGTCATGCACAACCTGCTGGGGCCAGCATGCATCTTCCTGAGGAAGGGCTTCGCAGAAAACAGGCAGCCT GATAGAGAACTGCGTCCGGAAGAAATTGAAG AATTAAGAGAAGCCTTTAAGGAGTTTGATAAAGACAAGGATGGGTTTATTAACTGCAGGGACCTGGGGAACTGCATGAGAACCATGGGCTACATGCCTACTGAGATGGAGCTAATAGAGCTCTCCCAGCAGATCAACATGAACC TGGGTGGCCATGTGGATTTTGAAGACTTTGTTGAGCTGATGGGACCAAAGCTGCTAGCAGAAACTGCAGACATGATTGGTGTTAAAGAGCTCCGCGATGCCTTCAGAGAG TTTGACACCAATGGTGATGGGGAGATCAGCACCAGTGAGCTGCGAGAAGCCATGAAGAAGCTTCTAGGGCAGCAGGTGGGCCATCGGGATATTGAAGAGATCATCCGGGATGTGGATCTGAATGGAGATGGGCGTGTTGATTTTGAAG AGTTTGTTCGCATGATGTCCCGCTGA